A region of Vitis vinifera cultivar Pinot Noir 40024 chromosome 13, ASM3070453v1 DNA encodes the following proteins:
- the LOC100249452 gene encoding putative disease resistance protein At3g14460, with the protein MADALLSASLQVLFDRLTSPELMNFIRGQKLSHELLNKLKRKLLVVHKALNDAEMKQFSDPLVKDWLVQVKDAVYHAEDLLDEIATEALRCEIEAADSQPGGIYQVWNKFSTRVKAPFANQSMESRVKEMIAKLEDIAEEKEKLGLKEGEGDKLSPRPPTTSLVDESSVVGRDGIKEEMVKWLLSDKENATGNNIDVMSIVGIGGNGKTTLAQLLYNHDTVKQHFHLKAWVCVSTQIFLIEEVTKSILKEIGSETKPDDTLNLLQLKLKERVGNKKFLLVLDDVWDMKSDDWVGLRNPLLTAAEGSKIVVTSRSETAAKIMRAVPTHHLGTLSPEDSWSIFTKLAFPNGDSSAYPQLEPIGRKIVDKCQGLPLAVKALGSLLYYKAEKGEWEDILNSETWHSQTDHEILPSLRLSYQHLSPPVKRCFAYCSNFPKDYEFHKEKLILLWMAEGFLHSGQSNRRMEEVGDSYLNELLAKSFFQKCIRGEKSCFVMHDLIHDLAQHISQEFCIRLEDCKLPKISDKARHFFHFESDDDRGAVFETFEPVGEAKHLRTILEVKTSWPPYLLSTRVLHNILPKFKSLRVLSLRAYCIRDVPDSIHNLKQLRYLDLSTTWIKRLPESICCLCNLQTMMLSNCDSLLELPSKMGKLINLRYLDISGSNSLEEMPNDIGQLKSLQKLSNFTVGKESGFRFGELWKLSEIRGRLEISKMENVVGVEDALQAKMKDKKYLDELSLNWSRGISHDAIQDDILNRLTPHPNLKKLSIGGYPGLTFPDWLGDGSFSNLVSLQLSNCRNCSTLPPLGQLPCLEHIKIFGMNGVVRVGSEFYGNSSSSLHPSFPSLQTLSFSSMSNWEKWLCCGGKHGEFPRFQELSISNCPKLTGELPMHLPLLKELNLRNCPQLLVPTLNVLAARELQLKRQTCGFTASQTSKIEISDVSQLKQLPLVPHYLYIRKCDYVESLLEEEILQTNMYSLEICDCSFYRSPNKVGLPTTLKSLSISDCTKLDLLLPKLFRCHHPVLENLSINGGTCDSLLLSFSVLDIFPRLTDFEINGLKGLEELCISISEGDPTSLRNLKIHRCLNLVYIQLPALDSMYHDIWNCSNLKLLAHTHSSLQKLCLADCPELLLHREGLPSNLRELAIWRCNQLTSQVDWDLQRLTSLTHFTIGGGCEGVELFPKECLLPSSLTHLSIWGLPNLKSLDNKGLQQLTSLRELWIENCPELQFSTGSVLQRLISLKKLEIWSCRRLQSLTEAGLHHLTTLETLSIVRCPKLQYLTKERLPDSLCSLDVGSCPLLEQRLQFEKGQEWRYISHIPKIVIDWVLF; encoded by the coding sequence ATGGCCGACGCACTCCTATCCGCTTCACTTCAAGTTCTATTCGACAGGTTGACTTCTCCGGAGTTGATGAACTTCATCCGGGGACAGAAGCTTAGCCATGAACTCCTCAACAAATTGAAGAGGAAATTGCTGGTTGTCCACAAAGCGCTCAATGATGCGGAGATGAAGCAATTTTCAGACCCACTAGTCAAAGACTGGCTGGTCCAGGTTAAGGATGCTGTGTATCATGCGGAGGACCTGTTGGACGAGATCGCTACCGAAGCCTTGCGGTGCGAGATTGAAGCTGCTGACTCCCAACCTGGTGGAATTTATCAGGTGTGGAACAAGTTCTCTACCAGGGTTAAGGCTCCATTTGCCAATCAAAGCATGGAGTCCAGGGTGAAGGAGATGATTGCTAAGCTTGAAGATATTgctgaagaaaaagagaagctTGGGCTGAAAGAAGGTGAGGGCGATAAACTGTCACCAAGGCCACCAACCACTTCTTTGGTGGATGAGTCCTCTGTGGTGGGCAGGGATGGAATCAAAGAGGAGATGGTGAAGTGGTTGCTTTCTGATAAGGAAAATGCAACAGGCAACAACATAGATGTGATGTCCATAGTGGGCATCGGCGGCAACGGCAAGACCACACTCGCTCAGCTTCTCTATAACCATGACACGGTCAAGCAACACTTCCACTTGAAAGCATGGGTCTGTGTTTCCACTCAGATTTTTCTCATCGAGGAGGTGACAAAATCAATTCTCAAGGAAATCGGTTCTGAAACTAAACCTGATGACACCCTAAATTTGCTTCAGCTTAAACTCAAAGAGAGAGTAGGTAACAAGAAATTTCTTCTTGTTCTGGACGACGTCTGGGATATGAAGTCTGATGATTGGGTAGGCCTACGAAATCCACTCCTCACTGCAGCAGAGGGAAGCAAGATTGTTGTGACTAGTCGCAGTGAAACTGCTGCAAAAATCATGCGAGCAGTCCCTACTCATCATTTGGGGACATTAAGCCCTGAAGATAGTTGGTCCATATTTACAAAACTTGCATTTCCAAATGGAGACTCCAGCGCTTATCCACAGCTTGAGCCCATAGGAAGAAAGATTGTGGACAAGTGCCAAGGATTGCCTTTGGCTGTTAAAGCACTCGGGAGCCTCTTGTACTACAAGGCCGAAAAAGGAGAATGGGAAGATATTTTGAATAGCGAAACGTGGCATTCCCAAACTGATCATGAAATTCTTCCGTCTCTTAGATTGAGTTATCAGCATCTCTCTCCTCCTGTGAAGCGTTGTTTTGCTTACTGTTCAAATTTTCCCAAGGACTATGAATTCCACAAAGAGAAGCTGATTCTATTATGGATGGCAGAAGGGTTTTTACACTCAGGACAAAGTAACAGAAGAATGGAAGAGGTAGGTGATTCATATTTAAATGAACTTTTAGCAAAGTCgttttttcaaaaatgtatTAGAGGAGAAAAATCATGCTTTGTAATGCATGATCTGATACATGACTTGGCTCAACATATCTCCCAAGAATTTTGCATTCGATTGGAAGATTGTAAGCTGCCAAAAATATCTGATAAGGCTCGCCATTTTTTCCACTTTGAAAGTGACGATGACCGGGGAGCTGTGTTTGAAACTTTTGAGCCTGTTGGTGAAGCCAAACATCTCAGAACAATCTTAGAGGTGAAGACATCATGGCCTCCTTATTTGTTGAGTACAAGAGTTTTACACAATAtattaccaaaatttaaatctttGCGGGTGTTGTCATTGCGTGCATACTGCATAAGAGATGTGCCTGATTCAATACACAATTTAAAACAGTTGCGTTACTTGGATCTCTCTACAACATGGATTAAAAGATTACCTGAATCAATATGTTGTTTGTGCAATTTGCAAACGATGATGCTGAGTAATTGTGATTCTCTTCTTGAATTGCCTTCAAAAATGGGGAAGTTGATTAATTTGCGCTATCTTGATATTAGTGGGTCTAATTCATTGGAAGAAATGCCAAATGATATAGGTCAATTAAAAAGTTTGCAGAAATTATCTAATTTTACTGTGGGCAAAGAAAGTGGATTCAGATTTGGAGAATTGTGGAAGCTTTCAGAGATTCGAGGAAgacttgaaatttcaaaaatggaGAATGTGGTGGGTGTTGAGGATGCATTGCAGGCGAAAATGAAGGATAAGAAATACCTTGATGAGTTATCCTTGAATTGGAGTCGGGGGATTAGTCATGATGCTATACAAGATGATATTCTCAACAGGCTAACACCtcatccaaatttaaaaaagttgTCCATTGGAGGGTATCCTGGTCTAACATTTCCAGATTGGCTTGGAGACGGATCATTTTCAAATCTCGTATCCCTTCAGCTTTCGAATTGTAGGAATTGCTCAACATTGCCGCCACTGGGGCAGCTACCTTGTCTTGAACATATAAAGATCTTTGGAATGAATGGAGTAGTGAGGGTGGGTAGTGAGTTTTATGGGAATTCTTCTTCCTCGCTTCATCCCTCCTTCCCATCCCTGCAAACTCTATCATTTTCCTCTATGTCCAATTGGGAGAAATGGTTATGTTGTGGAGGCAAACATGGAGAATTCCCTCGTTTCCAGGAGCTTTCTATAAGTAACTGTCCAAAACTCACTGGGGAATTACCAATGCACCTTCCTTTATTGAAGGAACTTAACCTTCGAAATTGCCCACAGCTGCTTGTGCCTACACTCAACGTTCTTGCTGCCCGTGAATTGCAGTTGAAAAGGCAAACTTGTGGGTTCACAGCTAGTCAAacttcaaaaattgaaatttcagacGTCTCTCAGTTGAAGCAACTTCCACTGGTACCCCACTATCTCTACATTAGAAAATGTGATTATGTGGAGTCTCTACTAGAGGAGGAAATCCTGCAAACCAACATGTACAGTTTGGAAATTTGTGATTGCTCTTTTTACAGATCCCCAAACAAAGTTGGCTTACCCACTACATTGAAATCGTTATCAATCTCTGATTGTACCAAATTGGACCTTCTTCTACCTAAGTTGTTCAGATGCCATCACCCGGTTCTCGAAAATCTATCAATCAATGGCGGTACCTGTGATTCTCTCTTGTTGTCCTTCTCAGTATTGGACATCTTCCCCAGGTTGACTGATTTCGAAATAAATGGTCTTAAGGGGCTTGAGGAGCTCTGCATCTCGATTTCAGAGGGGGATCCCACATCTCTTCGTAATTTGAAGATCCATCGGTGCCTTAATCTTGTATACATCCAACTGCCTGCTCTTGACTCGATGTACCATGATATTTGGAATTGCTCCAATCTCAAATTGCTGGCGCACACCCATTCATCTCTGCAGAAACTGTGTTTAGCGGATTGTCCAGAATTGTTGTTGCACAGGGAGGGTTTGCCTTCCAACCTACGGGAACTTGCAATATGGCGCTGCAACCAACTCACGTCACAGGTGGACTGGGATTTGCAAAGACTGACCTCTCTTACTCATTTCACAATCGGAGGTGGATGTGAAGGCGTGGAATTATTTCCCAAGGAGTGTCTGCTGCCCTCTTCTCTAACTCATCTTTCAATCTGGGGTCTTCCAAATCTCAAGTCTCTTGACAACAAGGGGCTTCAACAACTCACCTCTCTTCGAGAATTATGGATCGAGAACTGCCCTGAGCTCCAATTCTCGACAGGATCTGTTCTTCAACGCCTTATCTCTCTCAAGAAATTAGAAATCTGGTCGTGCAGAAGGCTCCAATCCTTGACAGAAGCGGGTCTTCACCACCTCACCACTCTTGAAACCTTAAGTATCGTCCGTTGCCCTAAGCTCCAATACTTGACAAAAGAGAGACTGCCAGACTCCCTCTGTTCTCTGGATGTCGGATCGTGTCCTTTGCTGGAACAACGGCTCCAATTCGAGAAAGGGCAAGAATGGCGTTATATATCTCACATTCCAAAAATAGTGATCGATTGGGTGCTATTTTAA